In Denitratisoma sp. DHT3, one DNA window encodes the following:
- the gap gene encoding type I glyceraldehyde-3-phosphate dehydrogenase, which yields MTFKLGINGFGRIGRMALRAALQNFSNIEIVGINDLQDPDSLAYRFQYDSVHGRFHDTVAVEGNTLLVNGRKIRLTAVEDPAELKWNEVGADIVIESTGLFLDKASAAKHLAAGAKKVIMSAPAADDTPMFVFGVNDQTYAGQDIISNASCTTNCLAPVANVLHDTWGIKRGLMTTIHPATISQQVVDGASPRTWRNGRSILENIIPCSTSSASALGAIIPPLKGKLTGLSFRVPTSDVSAMDLTLELDRPASYTEICTAMKAASEGAMKGVLGYSEEKVVATDFRGDACTSIFDAEAGIALDSTFIKIVCWYDNEWGYANKLLEMAQVVSTMNST from the coding sequence ATGACTTTCAAGCTGGGCATCAACGGCTTTGGCCGCATCGGTCGTATGGCTCTCCGTGCGGCGTTGCAGAATTTCTCCAATATCGAGATCGTCGGCATCAACGATCTGCAGGACCCGGACTCCCTGGCCTACCGATTCCAGTACGACTCCGTCCATGGCCGCTTCCATGACACCGTGGCCGTCGAGGGCAACACCCTGCTTGTGAATGGCAGGAAGATCCGCCTCACTGCCGTCGAGGACCCCGCTGAACTGAAATGGAACGAAGTGGGGGCCGACATCGTGATCGAATCCACCGGCCTGTTCCTGGACAAGGCCAGCGCGGCCAAGCACCTGGCCGCCGGCGCCAAGAAGGTGATCATGTCGGCGCCCGCCGCGGACGACACCCCGATGTTCGTCTTCGGCGTGAATGACCAGACCTACGCCGGCCAGGACATCATCTCCAACGCTTCCTGCACCACCAACTGCCTGGCCCCCGTGGCCAACGTGCTGCATGACACCTGGGGCATCAAGCGCGGGCTGATGACCACGATCCATCCCGCAACCATTTCGCAGCAGGTCGTAGACGGCGCCTCTCCTCGGACTTGGCGCAACGGGCGGAGCATTCTCGAAAACATCATCCCTTGCTCGACCAGCTCTGCCAGCGCCCTGGGGGCAATCATTCCCCCATTGAAAGGGAAGCTCACCGGCCTCTCATTCCGCGTGCCAACCTCCGACGTATCGGCAATGGACCTGACGCTGGAGTTGGACCGCCCAGCCAGCTACACGGAAATCTGCACTGCCATGAAAGCCGCCTCCGAGGGGGCCATGAAGGGCGTGCTCGGTTACAGCGAGGAAAAGGTGGTGGCTACCGATTTTCGCGGTGATGCCTGCACGTCAATCTTTGATGCCGAGGCCGGCATCGCTCTGGACAGTACCTTCATCAAGATCGTCTGCTGGTACGACAACGAGTGGGGCTACGCCAACAAGCTGTTGGAAATGGCGCAGGTGGTTTCGACCATGAACTCGACCTGA
- a CDS encoding GMC oxidoreductase: MKDYLRQFQQVHALIAIGEDLPVHGNQVDLDPTHKDEHGLPVWRITHAYHPNDLKLKAYYERKMQEIAQAAGAEKSWVVDMTQGSTGHLMGTCRMGDDPEKSVLNRWCRSHEVDNLWVVDGSCFPTSGGYNPTLTIVANAYRVADHFVREARRMNLR, translated from the coding sequence TTGAAGGACTATCTGCGCCAGTTCCAGCAGGTCCATGCCCTGATCGCCATCGGCGAGGATCTGCCGGTCCATGGCAATCAGGTGGACCTCGATCCCACCCACAAGGACGAGCACGGCCTGCCGGTGTGGCGCATCACCCATGCCTACCATCCCAACGACCTCAAGCTGAAGGCCTACTACGAGCGGAAGATGCAGGAGATCGCCCAAGCCGCCGGCGCCGAGAAGAGCTGGGTGGTGGACATGACCCAGGGCAGCACCGGCCACCTGATGGGCACCTGCCGCATGGGCGACGATCCGGAAAAATCGGTGCTCAACCGCTGGTGCCGCAGCCACGAGGTGGACAACCTGTGGGTGGTGGATGGCAGTTGCTTCCCCACTTCCGGCGGCTACAACCCGACCCTGACCATCGTCGCCAACGCCTACCGCGTGGCCGACCACTTCGTGCGCGAAGCGCGCCGAATGAATCTGAGGTAA
- a CDS encoding DegT/DnrJ/EryC1/StrS family aminotransferase yields the protein MTIAKRQILYGGAMLDQKEIDAVVNVMKTSMVPMVNVQSFEARCAKLLGKKYGVMVNSGSSALLMAIRLLDLPPGSEIITPTLTFGTDISGIVLNGHVPVLVDVEPDTYQIDIDKIERNITPKTKAMLIPNLVGGMPDWDRLRAIADKHGLKLIEDSCDTLGGTYRGRPAGERSDISVTSFSIFHIITCLGNGGLVAINDEKLWDRALMLRNWGRSSEKYMHGTKKGDSDGRFLENIDDIEYDGMFIFEEIAYGFIPNEAGAAFGHEQLNKLDEFTRLRQERFSLHAQYLEKNSDVFIKARVHDDVFTTWICYPVMLRPELGWSRRELQIHLEDAGIFTRVIFSGHAARQPMMKGVNFRVDPEGCPNADLVMRNGLMLPCHPTMTVEDCQYLYQVLDEFIAKQRAK from the coding sequence ATGACAATCGCGAAACGACAAATTCTGTATGGTGGCGCCATGCTCGATCAGAAAGAGATCGATGCCGTGGTCAATGTGATGAAGACCAGCATGGTGCCCATGGTCAACGTGCAGTCTTTCGAGGCCCGCTGCGCCAAGCTGCTGGGCAAGAAGTATGGCGTGATGGTGAACTCCGGCAGTTCGGCCCTGCTGATGGCCATCCGCCTGCTGGATCTGCCTCCCGGCTCCGAGATCATCACCCCCACCCTCACCTTCGGCACCGATATTTCCGGCATCGTGCTCAACGGCCATGTTCCGGTGCTGGTGGACGTGGAGCCCGATACCTACCAGATCGACATCGACAAGATCGAGCGCAACATCACGCCCAAGACCAAGGCCATGCTGATCCCCAACTTGGTGGGCGGTATGCCCGACTGGGACCGGCTGCGGGCAATCGCCGACAAGCACGGGCTGAAGCTGATCGAAGACAGCTGCGATACCCTGGGCGGCACCTACCGCGGCCGGCCTGCCGGTGAGCGCTCCGACATCAGCGTTACCAGCTTTTCCATCTTCCATATCATCACCTGCCTGGGCAACGGCGGCCTGGTGGCGATCAATGACGAGAAGCTGTGGGATCGCGCCCTGATGCTGCGCAACTGGGGCCGTTCTTCCGAGAAATACATGCACGGCACCAAGAAGGGCGACAGCGATGGCCGCTTCCTGGAGAACATCGACGACATCGAGTATGACGGCATGTTCATCTTCGAGGAGATCGCCTACGGCTTCATCCCCAACGAGGCAGGAGCGGCTTTCGGTCACGAGCAGCTCAACAAGCTGGACGAGTTCACCCGGCTGCGCCAGGAACGCTTCAGCCTCCACGCCCAGTACCTGGAAAAGAATTCGGACGTATTCATCAAGGCCCGCGTGCATGATGATGTCTTCACCACCTGGATCTGCTATCCGGTAATGCTGCGGCCGGAACTGGGCTGGAGCCGGCGCGAACTGCAGATCCATCTGGAAGATGCCGGCATCTTCACCCGGGTGATCTTCTCCGGCCATGCCGCGCGGCAGCCGATGATGAAGGGCGTGAATTTCCGCGTCGATCCGGAAGGCTGCCCCAACGCCGACCTGGTGATGCGCAATGGCCTGATGCTGCCCTGCCATCCGACCATGACCGTCGAGGATTGTCAGTACCTGTATCAGGTGCTGGACGAATTCATCGCCAAGCAACGCGCCAAGTAA
- a CDS encoding alkene reductase, with protein MSTLFDPIKIGDIALSNRIAMAPLTRNKAIAGNLANPLAVEHYRQRATAGLIIAEGAPISAMAQGYLDTPGIHTPEQVAAWRKVTDAVHAEGGRIVVQLWHVGRISHVSLLPDGASPVSSSNQCPTTQTFTREGFIQVSAPRALRDDELPGLIADYRHGARCAMEAGFDGVEVHSANTYLLEQFLRDSVNERSGPYGGSIANRARLLVEVMQAVCQEIGAGRTGVRLSPMTTSNNTPRDSDPQALYGYVVDQLAPLGLAYLHIIEGETGGARHPENAPRFDYGALRRRFPGAWMVNNGYTRAEALEAVASGRADMVSFGRPFVSNPDLVRRLREDAPLTPLLTDKLYGGGAEGYIDYPFLAD; from the coding sequence ATGAGTACCCTGTTCGACCCCATCAAGATTGGCGACATCGCCTTGTCCAACCGCATTGCCATGGCCCCCCTGACCCGGAACAAGGCCATCGCAGGCAATCTGGCCAATCCTCTGGCCGTGGAGCACTACCGTCAGCGTGCCACTGCCGGCCTGATCATTGCCGAGGGGGCGCCCATCAGTGCCATGGCCCAGGGCTATCTGGATACACCGGGCATCCATACGCCCGAGCAGGTGGCGGCCTGGCGCAAGGTCACGGACGCAGTTCATGCCGAGGGAGGCCGTATCGTGGTCCAACTCTGGCATGTGGGACGCATCTCCCATGTGTCGCTGCTGCCAGACGGCGCCTCACCGGTATCCTCCAGCAACCAGTGCCCGACTACCCAGACCTTTACCCGCGAAGGCTTCATCCAGGTTTCAGCGCCCCGGGCCCTGCGGGATGACGAATTGCCCGGCCTGATTGCGGACTATCGCCATGGGGCTCGCTGCGCCATGGAAGCCGGCTTCGACGGGGTCGAAGTGCATTCTGCCAATACCTATCTGCTGGAACAGTTCCTGCGCGACAGTGTCAATGAACGCAGTGGTCCCTACGGCGGCAGCATTGCCAACCGGGCCCGCCTGTTGGTGGAAGTGATGCAGGCGGTATGCCAGGAAATTGGCGCAGGTCGCACCGGTGTGCGCCTGAGCCCCATGACCACCTCCAACAACACACCGCGCGACAGCGATCCGCAAGCCTTGTATGGCTACGTGGTGGACCAGCTGGCGCCGCTGGGATTGGCATATCTCCATATCATCGAGGGCGAGACCGGTGGTGCGCGGCATCCGGAGAATGCACCGCGCTTCGATTATGGGGCGCTCCGTCGTCGCTTTCCTGGCGCCTGGATGGTCAACAATGGCTACACCCGGGCTGAAGCACTGGAAGCGGTTGCATCGGGCCGGGCCGACATGGTCTCCTTCGGCCGCCCCTTCGTCAGCAATCCGGACCTGGTCCGCCGGCTGCGCGAGGACGCACCGCTCACCCCCTTGCTGACAGACAAGCTCTATGGAGGCGGTGCCGAAGGTTATATCGACTATCCCTTCCTGGCCGACTGA
- a CDS encoding gluconate 2-dehydrogenase subunit 3 family protein, translated as MEQATRRDFIKALGVCLVATNIPRPLTALAAARNKGPVSLDAGEWRCVEAICAELIPTDHDPGATEAGCVNFIDKALAAEDAAALPLYRAALADIDKLCRQAHGQPFAELESAQRQRILAAMEQGALAGWGLAMVRPQDFFATIRFHALLGFIADPRYGGNQDYVGWKLMGFPGPLHQVGGVTPEQMLGEKPVIPVWEAAPGHGQHHGG; from the coding sequence ATGGAACAAGCGACCCGCCGCGACTTCATCAAGGCCCTGGGCGTCTGCCTGGTGGCGACCAACATTCCTCGCCCCCTGACCGCATTGGCGGCCGCCCGCAACAAGGGGCCCGTCAGCCTCGATGCCGGAGAGTGGCGCTGCGTCGAGGCGATCTGCGCCGAACTGATCCCCACCGACCACGACCCGGGCGCCACCGAGGCCGGCTGCGTGAATTTCATCGACAAGGCGCTTGCCGCCGAGGATGCCGCCGCACTGCCGCTGTACCGGGCGGCGCTGGCCGACATCGACAAGCTGTGCCGCCAGGCCCACGGCCAGCCCTTCGCCGAACTGGAGTCCGCCCAGCGGCAGAGGATTCTCGCCGCCATGGAGCAGGGCGCCCTGGCCGGCTGGGGCCTGGCGATGGTCCGCCCCCAGGACTTCTTCGCCACGATCCGCTTTCACGCGCTGCTGGGCTTCATCGCCGATCCCAGGTACGGCGGCAACCAGGATTACGTCGGCTGGAAGCTGATGGGTTTCCCCGGCCCCCTGCACCAGGTCGGCGGCGTGACGCCGGAACAGATGCTGGGCGAGAAGCCGGTGATCCCGGTCTGGGAGGCCGCACCCGGCCACGGTCAGCACCACGGCGGCTGA
- a CDS encoding helix-turn-helix transcriptional regulator codes for MSIPTAHRSPQSVSADFALTLLQDTAAIGEDPVKILARLRLPFSLADLQKGRIPTISDRHFILIYRECITVLSDHANRERNLPPMNKDEVDMLCYCVINCENLEQVIQRAARFCAMLGGRAAELSLEVAGEAAVFHMDTLRLPHSTSGLLADLTGLSFYHRLFSWLIGEPIPISGYGVTYENRGNKETLLRLFHHPILYNQTGNHFRFPSQYLSKPVVRSYQRLVELLSVFPFDLMRDPRASGQFAEAVEHLIATQLARGEAIPTLTQFASFFNISSATFRRRLAEEHISLGEIKERCRRDLAVELLAPEFRLKVADVATRLGFSDARAFRRAFRLWTGQSPDAYRTQSSPSADTPPSPALPGTADC; via the coding sequence ATGAGTATCCCTACGGCACACAGATCTCCCCAGTCGGTCTCAGCAGATTTCGCCCTGACGCTGCTGCAGGACACTGCTGCCATCGGCGAGGACCCGGTGAAGATCCTGGCCCGGCTGCGTCTGCCATTCTCCTTGGCGGATCTCCAGAAAGGCCGGATACCGACGATTTCGGATCGTCATTTCATCCTGATCTACCGGGAATGCATCACTGTCCTCTCGGACCATGCCAATCGGGAGCGCAACCTGCCCCCGATGAACAAGGACGAAGTGGATATGCTTTGCTACTGCGTGATCAACTGCGAAAATCTGGAACAGGTGATTCAACGGGCCGCACGCTTCTGCGCCATGCTGGGGGGGCGAGCCGCAGAGCTTTCCCTGGAGGTTGCCGGTGAGGCCGCCGTTTTCCATATGGATACTCTGAGGCTTCCCCACAGCACCAGCGGTCTGTTGGCCGATCTGACGGGGCTGTCCTTCTATCATCGCCTGTTCAGCTGGTTGATCGGCGAGCCGATTCCGATCTCCGGTTACGGCGTTACCTACGAAAACCGGGGCAACAAGGAAACCCTGCTGCGCCTGTTCCACCATCCGATCCTCTACAACCAGACGGGTAACCATTTCCGCTTTCCGTCCCAATATCTATCCAAGCCGGTGGTGCGCAGCTACCAGCGACTGGTGGAACTGCTGAGCGTGTTCCCCTTCGACCTGATGCGGGACCCGAGAGCCAGCGGCCAGTTCGCCGAGGCCGTCGAACATCTGATTGCCACGCAACTGGCTCGCGGCGAGGCGATTCCGACCCTGACCCAGTTCGCCAGCTTCTTCAACATCAGCAGCGCCACCTTCCGTCGCCGCCTCGCGGAGGAGCACATCAGCCTGGGCGAGATCAAGGAGCGCTGTCGCCGTGATCTGGCGGTGGAACTCCTGGCCCCCGAGTTCCGGCTCAAGGTCGCCGATGTGGCGACACGGCTCGGCTTCAGTGACGCTCGTGCCTTCCGTCGCGCTTTCCGCTTGTGGACCGGCCAATCACCGGACGCTTATCGGACTCAGTCTTCCCCGAGTGCGGATACACCACCGTCCCCGGCTTTGCCGGGGACGGCAGACTGCTGA
- a CDS encoding TonB-dependent receptor plug domain-containing protein, translating into MAVSGLLMTSMAVAHVAYAADGQLEEVIVTAQKRAENLQDVPISVQALNSKALEKAGIISLSDIKANVPGMTIDSYPGSSEMLYPSIRGIVPNSIQTSVPIPMAIHLDGVALTQLAGLNLAGADLERIEVLKGPQGVLAGRNATGGAINIVTVRPDLGQFSFKQQLTFAERGQLLSKTVVNVPLTENFAAKVSYLHSERDNMGIKNSAPNGPKLGEKKSDSWRLDMRWKASNTVMVDYGYDRSETESIDVPQQCMIPFMGSATMGFLATVDPRFRE; encoded by the coding sequence ATGGCTGTATCCGGCCTACTAATGACCAGCATGGCCGTGGCACATGTGGCCTACGCCGCCGATGGACAGTTGGAAGAAGTCATCGTTACGGCCCAGAAACGGGCAGAAAATCTGCAGGACGTGCCGATCTCGGTACAGGCATTGAATTCCAAGGCGCTGGAAAAAGCAGGCATCATCAGTCTGTCGGATATCAAGGCCAATGTGCCAGGGATGACCATCGACAGCTATCCGGGCAGTAGTGAGATGCTTTATCCGTCGATCCGGGGCATCGTACCCAACTCGATCCAGACCAGCGTACCCATCCCCATGGCAATCCACCTGGACGGCGTCGCCCTGACCCAATTGGCGGGTCTCAACCTGGCAGGAGCTGACCTGGAGCGGATTGAAGTGCTCAAGGGCCCCCAAGGTGTGCTGGCCGGCCGTAATGCGACGGGGGGAGCCATCAACATCGTTACCGTCAGACCGGATCTGGGGCAGTTCAGTTTCAAGCAGCAGTTGACCTTTGCAGAGCGGGGCCAACTGCTTTCCAAGACCGTGGTCAACGTGCCCCTGACGGAAAACTTTGCGGCCAAGGTGTCCTACCTGCACAGTGAGCGGGACAACATGGGCATCAAGAATTCCGCCCCCAACGGCCCCAAACTGGGCGAGAAAAAATCGGACTCCTGGCGTCTGGATATGCGTTGGAAAGCGTCGAACACCGTCATGGTGGACTATGGCTATGACCGTTCCGAAACCGAGTCCATCGACGTGCCGCAGCAATGCATGATCCCTTTCATGGGCAGCGCCACCATGGGTTTCCTGGCGACGGTCGATCCCCGCTTCAGGGAGTGA
- a CDS encoding TonB-dependent receptor, with amino-acid sequence MSKLNTLNVPFRMPKNRNIAEGHNLTVNWDVNPNLTFRSVTGYRKVDTSNAVYYTGYGSAGGPNAPYVIRGDSLPITFANGPVPGIDGKNHPWIVYNESWSQEFQLLGDVSPNFKYTTGLYLSTEKGHQSQEQGIFYTVPDALFLSGLGPVGVDMFNLENRKLSAKNSTWAVFGQFSWRPDILGRKLEIVPGIRYTRDRRQALGTNTRGANYFYTATATPGVYNYLFNTPSPSGYTNVAGDNSFSKTTPTVSFNYHWKDDLMTYVKLAKGYVTGGFDDVQPTAAAFAKGFDPETITSYELGLKGEFLDRRLRVNGAAFWSEYKNEQKAVAHVGQIWAIENVGTSKYRGIELDVTAAVTDRFRVSGSATWLDHKYTQWIDQDSSSPTYLQDVAKFRKLVVPKVSYSVNLDYRFPDLGLPGKLDANLNFAHKDAQSTPIDLSNPVSANNVTTPKYDVVNGRLSLSHIKVGPGGQGDLTVALWGRNLADKKYQNFTLTNNSATRVTGWSEPRTYGIDLIYNY; translated from the coding sequence ATGAGCAAGCTGAATACGCTCAACGTACCCTTCCGGATGCCCAAGAACCGCAATATCGCTGAAGGCCACAACCTGACGGTCAACTGGGACGTCAATCCCAACCTGACGTTCCGTTCGGTCACTGGCTACCGCAAGGTGGATACCTCTAATGCCGTCTATTACACCGGTTATGGCAGCGCCGGCGGTCCCAATGCACCCTACGTGATACGTGGCGACAGCCTGCCCATCACGTTCGCCAATGGCCCCGTGCCCGGCATCGATGGGAAAAATCATCCCTGGATTGTCTACAACGAATCCTGGTCTCAAGAATTCCAGTTGTTGGGTGATGTCAGCCCGAACTTCAAATACACCACCGGTCTTTATTTAAGTACAGAGAAGGGCCATCAGAGCCAGGAGCAGGGAATCTTCTACACCGTGCCCGATGCGCTGTTCCTGTCGGGCCTGGGTCCGGTGGGCGTGGATATGTTCAACCTCGAAAATCGCAAGTTGAGCGCCAAGAACTCCACCTGGGCGGTATTTGGCCAATTCTCCTGGCGTCCGGACATCCTGGGGCGCAAGCTGGAAATCGTCCCCGGTATCCGCTACACCCGTGACCGTCGCCAGGCCCTGGGTACCAACACACGCGGCGCCAACTATTTCTACACAGCCACTGCGACGCCCGGCGTCTACAACTATCTGTTCAACACGCCCAGTCCCTCCGGCTACACCAATGTGGCGGGCGACAACAGTTTCTCCAAGACCACGCCCACCGTGTCCTTCAATTACCACTGGAAGGACGACCTGATGACCTATGTCAAGCTGGCCAAGGGTTATGTCACCGGTGGCTTCGACGATGTACAGCCCACAGCGGCTGCATTTGCCAAGGGTTTCGATCCAGAGACCATCACCTCCTATGAACTGGGCCTGAAAGGTGAATTCCTGGATCGCCGCCTGCGGGTCAATGGTGCGGCGTTCTGGAGCGAGTACAAGAACGAGCAGAAGGCCGTGGCTCACGTGGGCCAGATCTGGGCCATCGAGAACGTCGGTACCTCCAAATACCGTGGCATCGAGCTGGACGTAACGGCCGCAGTGACGGATCGCTTCCGGGTATCCGGCAGTGCCACCTGGCTCGACCATAAATATACCCAATGGATCGACCAGGATAGCAGCAGCCCGACCTATCTCCAGGATGTCGCCAAGTTCCGCAAGCTGGTGGTGCCCAAGGTCTCCTACTCCGTCAATCTGGACTATCGCTTCCCCGACCTGGGGCTGCCCGGCAAACTCGACGCGAATCTGAACTTCGCCCACAAGGATGCCCAGTCGACGCCGATCGACTTAAGCAACCCGGTGTCGGCCAACAATGTCACGACGCCGAAGTACGACGTAGTGAATGGTCGTCTGAGTCTGTCCCATATCAAGGTGGGTCCGGGGGGACAGGGTGATCTGACGGTGGCACTGTGGGGCAGGAATCTGGCCGACAAGAAGTACCAGAACTTCACCCTGACCAACAACAGCGCGACCCGGGTCACCGGCTGGAGCGAGCCGCGCACCTACGGCATTGATCTGATCTACAACTATTGA
- a CDS encoding VOC family protein: MDQFCLVVPDLDAALAQYEPLFGPFIVLRNGPFDSVYRGQPARVELAVAFGRAGDIEVELVEWVSGDTPHRDFLQQGRQGVQHIRYQVDDIDNWVEKVYPLGYTPVWTGHFPANDYSPGISWCYVERKDDPLMLEFVCSG; this comes from the coding sequence ATGGATCAATTCTGTCTGGTCGTCCCCGATCTTGATGCAGCACTGGCGCAATATGAACCTTTGTTCGGTCCGTTCATCGTGTTGCGGAATGGGCCTTTCGATTCGGTCTATCGGGGACAACCGGCCCGGGTGGAACTGGCAGTCGCCTTTGGTCGTGCTGGCGATATTGAGGTCGAACTGGTGGAGTGGGTGTCGGGCGACACACCGCACCGCGACTTTCTTCAGCAGGGACGCCAGGGTGTGCAGCATATCCGCTACCAGGTGGACGATATCGACAACTGGGTGGAGAAAGTCTACCCCTTGGGTTACACACCGGTCTGGACCGGCCACTTCCCCGCCAACGACTATAGCCCTGGGATTTCCTGGTGCTACGTGGAGCGGAAGGACGATCCACTGATGCTCGAGTTCGTTTGCTCGGGATAA
- a CDS encoding GMC family oxidoreductase N-terminal domain-containing protein — translation MAERRRKIFDVCVIGTGAGGGVMIDELTHAGMSVVALERGPRLGPGEFMGHDELTNIIRATGFAPKLKETLRQTEGETAQPRHFSMIGQCVGGSNVHWGAMAWRLRPDDFKVLSHDGPMAGASLADWPVDATEMAPWYEKAEAAYGVAGGAVHNALQPGKHYPNPPHPRRSGSPVFEAGVKKMGYAPFQIPLAVNSRPYRNRAACTNSGMCVMFGCPVHAKASPLSVGLPRAQATGRLDLRSEAMVHELVLDEAGRIKAARYLDAQGRQHEVRARQFILAGGSLGSAHLLLMSRSGRFANGLANGSGLVGRNLMYHVLPAVYYRHQTVTRGWLGPLAGQAVDDLHASDPARGFVRGAVITEAYPTTPVVYATSAGNAWGGR, via the coding sequence ATGGCGGAGCGCCGCCGCAAAATTTTCGATGTCTGCGTGATCGGCACCGGCGCCGGCGGCGGCGTGATGATCGACGAACTGACCCATGCCGGCATGTCGGTGGTGGCCCTGGAGCGGGGCCCCCGTCTGGGGCCGGGGGAGTTCATGGGCCATGACGAACTGACCAACATCATCCGCGCCACCGGCTTCGCGCCGAAGCTGAAGGAAACCTTGCGCCAGACGGAGGGCGAGACCGCCCAGCCACGGCATTTTTCGATGATCGGGCAATGCGTCGGCGGCAGTAACGTGCATTGGGGTGCGATGGCCTGGCGCCTGCGCCCCGACGACTTCAAGGTGCTCAGTCACGACGGTCCCATGGCCGGCGCCAGTCTCGCCGACTGGCCGGTGGACGCAACCGAGATGGCCCCCTGGTACGAAAAGGCCGAGGCTGCCTACGGCGTCGCCGGCGGGGCGGTGCATAACGCCCTGCAGCCAGGCAAGCATTACCCCAACCCGCCCCATCCCCGGCGCAGCGGCAGCCCGGTATTTGAAGCCGGGGTGAAGAAAATGGGCTATGCGCCGTTCCAGATTCCCCTGGCGGTGAACAGCCGGCCCTACCGCAACCGGGCAGCCTGCACCAACAGCGGCATGTGCGTGATGTTCGGCTGCCCGGTCCATGCCAAGGCCTCGCCCCTGTCGGTGGGACTGCCCCGAGCCCAGGCCACGGGCCGGCTGGACCTGAGATCGGAAGCGATGGTCCATGAACTGGTGCTGGACGAGGCCGGGCGCATCAAGGCCGCCCGCTACCTGGATGCCCAGGGGCGCCAGCACGAAGTGCGGGCCCGGCAATTCATCCTGGCTGGCGGCAGTCTGGGTTCCGCCCATCTGCTCCTGATGTCCCGCTCCGGGCGCTTCGCCAATGGCCTGGCCAACGGCAGCGGCCTGGTGGGGCGCAACCTGATGTACCACGTGCTGCCCGCCGTCTATTACCGGCACCAGACCGTGACCCGGGGCTGGCTGGGCCCCCTGGCAGGACAGGCCGTCGATGACCTCCACGCCAGCGATCCCGCCCGCGGCTTCGTACGGGGCGCGGTGATCACCGAGGCTTATCCGACGACCCCCGTCGTCTATGCCACCAGCGCCGGCAATGCCTGGGGGGGGCGTTGA
- a CDS encoding aldo/keto reductase gives MLQKIALANTDLNVSQLCLGTNMFGTAQPLDKAGEILDTFFAGGGNFIDTAHSYGDWIPGIPNAASERALGELLKGKPRADYVLATKGCEFDYRKGDYAMRVTPELLTSDLMASLELLGTGFIDLYWVHRDDPSRPVKDIVDALISHQQAGRIRYFGCSNWSVARIQEAQQYAASLGHAGFVACQPMWGLAEPDRTAMMTYAPGGYYEDGYQVLHQAGMTMIPYSGQSRGIFSKLAAGTAKEAISPDVAALYYHDTNLRKVDVLKAIATRRGAAVNDIVLAYLTSQPLATVPIIGCSSAAQLRESIAACAIRLDAEELRQLKGA, from the coding sequence ATGTTGCAAAAAATTGCACTCGCCAACACCGATCTCAACGTCAGCCAGCTGTGCCTGGGCACCAACATGTTCGGCACCGCCCAGCCCCTGGACAAGGCCGGCGAGATTCTGGACACCTTCTTTGCCGGCGGCGGCAATTTCATCGACACCGCCCATTCCTACGGCGACTGGATTCCCGGCATCCCCAACGCTGCCAGCGAACGCGCCCTGGGCGAGTTGCTGAAGGGCAAGCCCCGGGCCGATTACGTGCTGGCCACCAAGGGCTGCGAGTTCGACTACCGCAAGGGCGACTACGCCATGCGGGTCACGCCCGAGTTGCTGACATCGGACCTGATGGCCAGCCTGGAACTATTGGGGACCGGGTTCATCGACCTCTACTGGGTGCACCGGGACGACCCCAGCCGGCCGGTAAAGGACATCGTCGATGCGCTGATCAGCCACCAGCAGGCCGGACGCATCCGTTACTTCGGCTGTTCCAACTGGAGTGTGGCCCGCATCCAGGAGGCCCAGCAATACGCCGCCAGCCTGGGCCATGCCGGCTTTGTCGCCTGCCAGCCCATGTGGGGCCTGGCCGAACCCGACCGCACGGCGATGATGACCTACGCGCCAGGGGGCTATTACGAGGACGGCTACCAGGTGTTGCACCAGGCGGGCATGACCATGATCCCCTACTCGGGGCAAAGCCGCGGCATCTTCAGCAAGCTGGCGGCCGGCACGGCCAAGGAGGCCATTTCCCCGGACGTGGCGGCCCTCTATTACCACGACACCAATCTGCGCAAGGTGGATGTGCTGAAAGCCATCGCCACCCGCCGCGGTGCCGCGGTCAATGATATCGTGCTCGCCTACCTGACTTCCCAGCCCCTGGCGACGGTGCCCATCATCGGTTGCAGTTCCGCCGCACAGTTGCGGGAAAGCATTGCCGCTTGCGCGATCCGGCTCGACGCCGAGGAACTGCGCCAACTAAAAGGAGCTTGA